AGATCGCCCTCGACGTACACCGTGAACTTCGCCTGCACGCGCCCGTTCTCGAGGCGGTACGTTTCGTCCACCCTCGTCGTGTCCGTCGTGAACGACAGCAGTTCGTCCTCGTTCCCCTTGTGCGGGAACACGATCGGTCCGCCGTTCTGACGCTCGGCGATGCGCATGAAGCTCCACGTCTGTTGGTCGTCCAACGTCCCGAGCATCTTGTCCTCTTTAAACACCGCGATACCCGCCCATCGCACCCCGGTCGGTCCGACTTCCATATAGTTCAGGAAAGGATGTTCGGAGTTCGACGATAAATTGATGTAGAACTTCCCTAGATTGACGTCGGGGATTCGTCCGGTTTCCGCGCCGTTCTCGATCAGCGACATCAGGAACACCGTAGGGATTTGCTCCAGCTCCGGCTTCGTCTGCAGCAGCTCCACCGCCTTCCCCTTCACGACGATCGGCCAGAGCAGCCGCCGGATTTGGGGATCGCGTCGGAACGCGTCCATCACTTCGTCCAGCCCGTTCTTCGCCATCTCCTCCCCGATCGCGATGACGCGGGTATGTCCGTAGAACAGCTGCTGGTTCACTCGGCGCTGGAGGTTGTTGAACGCTTCGATCATCGTTCGGCCGGAGGCGCGCATCACCCGGACCGGGTCGCCGGAGCCGCCCCCGCCGCCGGACGATCCGGCGATCTTGATCGGAATCGGAATTTGCACGGAGATGGAGAGCAGCTTCGGATCCGTCTCGTCCCGGTCGACTCCGATCGCGACGACGGACGTCCGCTCTTCGATCTCCCGCTGGTCCCAGCATCCCGCGAGCGCGAGCGCGAAGGAGATCAGCAACAGAAGGCGCAGCCATCGCGCCGCCCCGCTCATGGTCCTCCCCCTCCCTTGATCCCCTTGCCGCGAACGATCGCGACCGCGAGGAGCAGCAGCGGGATGAGCAGCGCGGCGACGCCGCCGAGCATGCCCGAGTAATGCTGATATTGGAATAGCGCATGAATGTTTTGCGGCAGCAGCGACAGCCAATAGAACACGGGCAGCAAGATCGTCGCGATGATGCGATACGGCTTCTTCCCTTTAAGCCCCAACATCTTATGAATCAATAGCGTCGTGGCGCAATACATCGTTGCCGTCGTCGTGAATACGGCCGCGACCCACACGCCGAGGAACGCCGATTCCATCCGCTCCAAGATCAACCCGGGCACCTCCGTCACCTTCACCAGCTCGAGCGTCGGCCAGGCGAGCAGCTGCAGTTCGTCCACCCCGAAGACGGCGATGCCGGAGAAGACGATCAGCGCGTAAATCCCTCCGGGGATCGCGATGCCCGCCAGGTTGGCGCGGAGCAGCTTATCGCTCTGCTGCACGTACTCCGAAAACACCGTCATCACCTCGAACCCCAAGAAGGCGAACGACGAGACGATGATGCCCCTGAGGAACGCCGTCAGATCCACCCCTTCGTGCAACGGAAACAAGTGATACAGTTGCGCACTCTGGAACGAGGAGATGGCGATCAGCAGCACAGGGACGACGATGATCGGAAGCAGCATCTCGTTGACGCGTGCCAAGACTTCGATGCCGTAAAGCGTGAGGATATACGCCGTCAGCAGCATCGTGGAAATGACGACCTCGAGCGGCGTCTGGGTCAGCACGGTTGTAATGACCACTTCTCCGAACATGCGCGCGACGATAAGCGTGCTGAATCCCCATGACACGACATACAGCAGGAGAAGGGGGACGCTAACGAGCCTTCCGAACGTCTTCCCCTTCCCAAGCCCCAAGATTTCCGCGCCGTAGGCGACGATGCCGCGATACGGAAACCGTCTGGAGAGAATCGTGATGACCGCGACCGCGATCATTGCGACCAGCGCGCCAAGGATGACCGAAAACCATCCCGATTGCTTCGCGTATTCGGCCGCGCCGCGCGGGAGCGTCAGCACGCCGACGCCGATAATGGTGCTGGCGACGATGGAGGCCGATTGCCTGGCGCTAATGACGGCTTCGGGCCGGTCCGCAGGCTTCCGGTTCATGAGTCGTCCCCCTTCGAATGCTCTCCCATGCGCGTGGCGTCGCCCGGAACGAAAAAGGTCGGCCGCTCCTTCATGCGGTACAGCGGCGCCCGATAGAAGGAATCCTTGACGTCCTTCCTCCGGAAAGGAGTCAAGGTCGCCATGTACGGAACGCCGAACGACTTGAGCGAACACAGATGAATGACGATCAGGATGAGGAACAGCATGATGCCGTACAACCCGAACATCGCGGCCGCGGCCATCATCGGAAATCGAAGCATCCGCAGCGCGATCGCGGCGCTATAGCTCGGCGACGCGAACGAACCGATCGTCGTGAGCGCTACGACGATGACCATGATCGGACTGACGATGCCGGCTTCGACGGCCGCTTGCCCGACGACGAGCGCGCCGACGATGCCGATCGTTGGACCGATCGGCCCCGGCAGTCGCACGCTCGCCTCCCGCAAAATTTCCATCGTGATTTCCATGAGGAACGCCTCGACGATCGACGGGAACGGCACCGTGGATCGTCCCGCCGCCATCGCGATGACGAGCCGGGACGGGATCATCTCCGGATGGAACGAGCTGAACGCGATGTACAGGGACGGAAGCAGCACCGCCATCCCCATGGAAATGATGCGGATGAGTCGAATGAGCGTCGCGATCAGGTACCGCTCGTAATAATCCTCCGGACTGTGGTAGAACTGGTTGAACACCGCAGGCGCGATCAGCACGAAGGGCGACCCGTCGCACAGAATGGCGACCTTCCCTTCCAACAGATTCGATACGACCTTATCGGGACGCTCCGTATTTTGGATGAGCGGGAACGGCGTCCAATGCGTATCCTCGATGAATTGTTCGATGTACCCGCTGTCGAGGACCGCGTCGATGTCGATTTTTTCGATCCGGCGGACGATTTCGTCCACGATATGAGGATCCGCCACGCCCTCGATATACGTAACGGCGACGCTCGTATTCCCGCGCTGGCCGACTTTAAGGCCCTTGATCCGCAAGTTCGGGTCCTTCAACTTTAAGCGGATCTGCGCCGTATTCATCCGGATCGTCTCCGCGAAGCCGTTCCGAGGTCCTCGAACGACCGCCTCCGACCGCGGCTCCTCGATGCCCCGCTTCTCGAATCCTTTCGTATTCAGCAGCAATGCCGACGCGACGCCTTCCACGAACAAGGCGGCGTCTCCCGACAATATTGCGTGCAGCGTTTTGCCGAGCCGTTCGACGACGGCGACTTCGTTGACCGGAAGCCCTGCGGCCTGCAGCCAAGCGACGGGATCGCCCGCCTCGGTCGATTCCGCTCGCATCACCGGTTCTAAGACATATCGGTCGATCGTCGTGGCGTCGGCCATGCCGTCGACGAATACGAGCGCCGCCGTTCGCGACAGCGCGCCGATGCGGAACCGCCGCACCATGACGTCGGCGCTGTCTCCGAGCGTCTCCTTGATGAGGTTCAGGTTCGCGTCCAGCTCGGCCGACAACGCCACTTCGGCCATCGCTTGCAGCGACTCGGAGCTGCGACGGTCGATCTCCCGCAGCATCTTCTCGTTTTTCGAGGCGGCGTTTTTTCTTCCCGGCTTTCGAAACATAGGGCTCCCACCTTCTCTTCGATACCATAAAAATCCCCTCGGGTTCGAAAAACTATGCACGTCCTGCATGAAATGGCATTTTCGAGAAAATAGTAAGACAAGCCGTATTTCCGACTCGCTAACGTTGAGAAAGGATTCGATCCCTATGTCCCGTCGGAACTCTCCGTCTCCGAACCGCACGCTGGAAGATTATGCGAGCGAGAAGCTGCCAACGACCTTGGACGAGACGATCCGAATCGTGCAGAACCTGCTTAACGAAACGGACGACTTTATCGTTCGTCGGTTTCAAGTGTTCGGGCGGACGCCCGCCGCTTTGTTTTACTTTTCGGATTTGTCCAATCAAGAGAACATCAACCAAGACATCTTGAAGCCGCTCATGCAGGGACCTCTGCATCTGGTTGACGCCGATATCGATTCGAAGCGGCTGAAGGCGGTCATCGCCGAAGAAGCGCTGATTCACGGCGAGTGCGTGCTGTCCGCGGACGTGTATTTCGTCTTGGACGCCGTCCTTCAAGGACGGGCAGTCGTCGCCGTGGACGGGGTGGACGAAGCGTTCGTCATCGGCTCGCCGAACGTCCCGAAGCGCTCGATCGTCCAACCGCCTACGGAGCAGACGATCCAAGGTCCGAGAGAGGGGTTCATCGAGCCGCTTATTTTCAATCTCGGCCTGCTCCGCTACCGGCTGCCGACGCCGGACTTGCGTATCAAGATCATTCGCGTCGGCCGCATTACCAAGTCGAAGGTCGCGGTCTGCTATCTGGAAGGCATCGTCAACCCCGATCTCGTGAAAGAGGTGACGAGGCGGCTGCAAAACATCGATATCGACGGCATTCTCGACTCCGGCTTCTTGGAGCAGCTGATCGAGGACAACCATTGGTCGCCGTTCCCGCAAATCCAAAACACCGAGAAGCCCGACCGCGCCGTCGGACAGATGATCGAAGGCCGCGTCGTCGTCCTTGTGGACGGATCTCCGTTCGCCTTGATCTGCCCGACCGTGTTCGTGCAGTTTTACCAATCGTCGGAGGACTACTCCTCCCGCTTCCTGCAAGGCTCGTTCTCCCGTTTGGCGCGCGTCATCGCGCTGTTGTTCTCGCTGATTACGCCGTCGCTGTATGTCGCGATCATCTCGTTCAACCCCGAGCTCATCCCGACGGAGTTCGCGATCGCGGTCGCCGGCGGGCGAGCCGGCGTGCCGTTCCCGTCCGTCGTCGAGGTGCTGATCATGGAAATCTCGATGGAGGTGCTCCGGGAAGCGACGATTCGGCTGCCGCAGCAGGTCGGCGGCGCGCTCTCGATCGTCGGCGTCCTTGTCATCGGCCAAGCGGCCGTGTCCGCGGGCTTCGCAAGCCCGATCACGGTCGTCGTCATCGCGCTAACGACGATCGGCTCGTTCGCGACGCCGGCGTACAACGCCGCGTTCGCGCTGCGGATGCTGCGCTTCCCGTTGATTTTCTTATCCGGTATGTTCGGCCTGTACGGCATCGTCGTCGGCCTCATC
The nucleotide sequence above comes from Paenibacillus antri. Encoded proteins:
- a CDS encoding Ger(x)C family spore germination protein; this translates as MSGAARWLRLLLLISFALALAGCWDQREIEERTSVVAIGVDRDETDPKLLSISVQIPIPIKIAGSSGGGGGSGDPVRVMRASGRTMIEAFNNLQRRVNQQLFYGHTRVIAIGEEMAKNGLDEVMDAFRRDPQIRRLLWPIVVKGKAVELLQTKPELEQIPTVFLMSLIENGAETGRIPDVNLGKFYINLSSNSEHPFLNYMEVGPTGVRWAGIAVFKEDKMLGTLDDQQTWSFMRIAERQNGGPIVFPHKGNEDELLSFTTDTTRVDETYRLENGRVQAKFTVYVEGDLIAKSFDTDFSGPSQIAELERGAERYLEEEARKLMDTLQNEYDADILGVGSKLRAYHPRIWREVRDADYFAEADIKVNYRVKLRRTGMEME
- a CDS encoding GerAB/ArcD/ProY family transporter; this encodes MNRKPADRPEAVISARQSASIVASTIIGVGVLTLPRGAAEYAKQSGWFSVILGALVAMIAVAVITILSRRFPYRGIVAYGAEILGLGKGKTFGRLVSVPLLLLYVVSWGFSTLIVARMFGEVVITTVLTQTPLEVVISTMLLTAYILTLYGIEVLARVNEMLLPIIVVPVLLIAISSFQSAQLYHLFPLHEGVDLTAFLRGIIVSSFAFLGFEVMTVFSEYVQQSDKLLRANLAGIAIPGGIYALIVFSGIAVFGVDELQLLAWPTLELVKVTEVPGLILERMESAFLGVWVAAVFTTTATMYCATTLLIHKMLGLKGKKPYRIIATILLPVFYWLSLLPQNIHALFQYQHYSGMLGGVAALLIPLLLLAVAIVRGKGIKGGGGP
- a CDS encoding spore germination protein; amino-acid sequence: MFRKPGRKNAASKNEKMLREIDRRSSESLQAMAEVALSAELDANLNLIKETLGDSADVMVRRFRIGALSRTAALVFVDGMADATTIDRYVLEPVMRAESTEAGDPVAWLQAAGLPVNEVAVVERLGKTLHAILSGDAALFVEGVASALLLNTKGFEKRGIEEPRSEAVVRGPRNGFAETIRMNTAQIRLKLKDPNLRIKGLKVGQRGNTSVAVTYIEGVADPHIVDEIVRRIEKIDIDAVLDSGYIEQFIEDTHWTPFPLIQNTERPDKVVSNLLEGKVAILCDGSPFVLIAPAVFNQFYHSPEDYYERYLIATLIRLIRIISMGMAVLLPSLYIAFSSFHPEMIPSRLVIAMAAGRSTVPFPSIVEAFLMEITMEILREASVRLPGPIGPTIGIVGALVVGQAAVEAGIVSPIMVIVVALTTIGSFASPSYSAAIALRMLRFPMMAAAAMFGLYGIMLFLILIVIHLCSLKSFGVPYMATLTPFRRKDVKDSFYRAPLYRMKERPTFFVPGDATRMGEHSKGDDS
- a CDS encoding spore germination protein, which produces MSRRNSPSPNRTLEDYASEKLPTTLDETIRIVQNLLNETDDFIVRRFQVFGRTPAALFYFSDLSNQENINQDILKPLMQGPLHLVDADIDSKRLKAVIAEEALIHGECVLSADVYFVLDAVLQGRAVVAVDGVDEAFVIGSPNVPKRSIVQPPTEQTIQGPREGFIEPLIFNLGLLRYRLPTPDLRIKIIRVGRITKSKVAVCYLEGIVNPDLVKEVTRRLQNIDIDGILDSGFLEQLIEDNHWSPFPQIQNTEKPDRAVGQMIEGRVVVLVDGSPFALICPTVFVQFYQSSEDYSSRFLQGSFSRLARVIALLFSLITPSLYVAIISFNPELIPTEFAIAVAGGRAGVPFPSVVEVLIMEISMEVLREATIRLPQQVGGALSIVGVLVIGQAAVSAGFASPITVVVIALTTIGSFATPAYNAAFALRMLRFPLIFLSGMFGLYGIVVGLILIGNHALSLKSFGVPYLTPAVPGNMSGLKDLLIRGPLWWMKKRPSLLQTKDDSRVGQRTVDNQGAATRNVMDPKAIDEQKEAKSDETGESDHGRSSDLDSR